In the Paenibacillus sp. FSL H7-0357 genome, one interval contains:
- a CDS encoding GH36-type glycosyl hydrolase domain-containing protein, translated as MTTITGTGSKLSLHEDGLTFTFLESGDLYQAVGGTMMINQLLSNSVDGAPGNLYARLHLQDGIQVFPLLGVKSSSRFRQDGKRLVWQGEITAGPDVPGLLADIRYQVVFTLSSRGVWFWEVKVEGSNVLLDVIYSQDVGIASPAAVTSNEAYLSQYIDHAVFEDEKYGYVVCSRQNQPQGGKFPYLQQGALTGATGYSTDGFQFFGLSYKETDKPEALYQEQLANEIYQYEFAYTALKSGKVQLDGAARFTFYGLFREDHPAAITELEFNSALRQAWDEAEALGDVQETGHWLNQASLSSRFGAPLQTVDMLEEELNSLFPQRFEEERDGGQLLAFFTGTYEHIVLKRKELLVERPHGHILMSGDNAHLGAEVMTTTSYMYGIFNSQVVVGNTNFNKMMSNPRNALNVYKTSGQRIYVEMDGQYRMLTMPSLFEIGFNYVRWYYKTLSDTLVITNYTTVDSPEVKLHVRSVSGQAYRFLVSNQITMNVAEYEVPYQMAQDPNGVISFRGEKSGTSAQVYPELTYKMFLEGASYRLGDESLLADGPVQGSASLAVLELEESAEWTLTLQGLLDGKERPLSSKPVTEEITRYREFFSGVMNGFKLTQESGVEGGLFKVNALAWWYTHNMLVHYSVPHGLEQYGGAAWGTRDVCQGPVEYFLATHKYEQVREILLTVFAHQYEDDGSWPQWFMFDKYTSIQQEESHGDIIVWPLKVLGDYLRATLDFTVLDEQIPYTRKHSFDFTETTASLREHANKELDYIKSHFLHDTFLSSYGDGDWDDTLQPANAQLKQYMVSSWTVALTYQTVLGLSGVLQSNDEVWSNELKQMAEGIKSDFNRYMLGTEVIPGFLYFEDPQDAKPMLHPEDQETGIQYRLLPMTRSMIGELLTPEQMESHYKLILEQFLCPDGVRLMNHPAQYAGGVSTHFKRAEQAANFGREIGLQYVHAHIRFVEAMAKIGKRDQVWNGLAVINPIGIRDAVPNAELRQSNAYFSSSDGKFANRYEAQERFNELRNGSVAVKGGWRIYSSGPGIYMNQLISNVLGIREDGGDLIIDPVLPDELDGTRFNFEYGGSPVSFIYHCAEGNLRSVTVGGKEVQAERLANPYRLGGLRIKQADFENLRTADGTVVDIYM; from the coding sequence ATGACAACTATAACAGGAACTGGCTCCAAGCTGTCGCTTCACGAGGATGGATTGACTTTTACTTTCCTGGAAAGCGGCGACCTGTACCAGGCTGTCGGCGGGACGATGATGATCAATCAGCTGCTGTCTAATAGCGTAGACGGTGCGCCCGGAAATCTTTATGCGCGTTTGCACCTGCAGGATGGCATTCAGGTCTTTCCGCTGCTAGGTGTGAAATCGAGCAGCCGTTTCCGTCAGGATGGCAAACGCCTGGTGTGGCAAGGTGAAATTACTGCGGGTCCGGATGTCCCAGGGCTATTGGCGGATATCCGTTATCAGGTGGTATTTACTTTGTCCAGCCGTGGGGTGTGGTTCTGGGAAGTGAAAGTTGAAGGCAGCAATGTGCTGCTGGATGTCATCTATAGTCAAGATGTGGGGATTGCTTCCCCCGCAGCTGTCACCAGTAATGAAGCCTATTTATCGCAATATATTGATCATGCGGTATTTGAGGATGAGAAGTATGGATATGTGGTTTGCTCCCGGCAAAATCAGCCGCAAGGCGGCAAGTTCCCATACTTGCAGCAAGGTGCTCTCACCGGAGCTACCGGGTATTCCACTGATGGATTCCAGTTCTTCGGATTATCCTACAAGGAAACCGACAAACCGGAAGCATTGTACCAGGAACAGCTGGCCAATGAGATTTATCAATATGAATTTGCCTATACGGCGCTGAAATCCGGGAAAGTTCAACTGGATGGAGCTGCACGTTTTACTTTTTACGGACTATTCCGTGAAGACCATCCCGCAGCCATTACAGAGCTGGAATTTAATTCGGCACTGCGTCAAGCGTGGGATGAGGCTGAAGCTCTGGGAGATGTTCAGGAGACGGGTCACTGGCTGAATCAGGCCTCCTTATCTTCACGTTTTGGAGCGCCGCTGCAAACTGTAGACATGCTTGAAGAAGAGCTGAACTCATTGTTCCCGCAGAGATTTGAGGAAGAACGTGATGGCGGCCAGCTGCTGGCCTTCTTTACCGGCACCTATGAGCATATTGTGCTCAAGCGCAAGGAATTGCTGGTCGAACGTCCGCATGGGCATATTCTGATGAGCGGGGACAATGCTCATCTGGGTGCTGAGGTCATGACCACAACCTCGTATATGTATGGGATTTTCAACTCCCAGGTGGTAGTCGGTAATACGAATTTCAATAAAATGATGTCCAACCCCCGTAATGCGCTGAATGTGTACAAGACTTCAGGACAGCGTATTTATGTGGAAATGGATGGACAATACCGTATGCTTACGATGCCGTCGCTATTTGAAATCGGGTTTAACTACGTGCGCTGGTACTACAAAACTCTTTCCGACACGCTTGTGATTACCAACTATACAACAGTTGATTCACCGGAAGTAAAGCTGCATGTACGATCTGTAAGCGGCCAAGCGTACCGTTTCCTCGTCAGCAACCAGATTACGATGAATGTGGCCGAGTATGAGGTGCCATACCAAATGGCTCAGGATCCGAACGGAGTGATCAGCTTCCGTGGCGAGAAGTCCGGAACGAGTGCTCAGGTATATCCGGAGCTCACTTACAAGATGTTCCTGGAGGGGGCTTCTTACCGTCTGGGAGATGAAAGTCTGCTGGCAGACGGACCGGTTCAGGGCAGTGCTTCGCTTGCTGTGCTTGAACTGGAGGAGAGCGCAGAGTGGACGCTGACACTACAGGGCTTGCTGGACGGCAAGGAACGTCCGCTCTCCAGTAAACCCGTCACAGAAGAAATCACCCGTTACCGTGAGTTTTTCTCCGGTGTCATGAATGGTTTCAAGCTGACACAGGAAAGCGGAGTCGAAGGCGGACTATTCAAAGTGAATGCGTTGGCCTGGTGGTACACTCACAATATGCTGGTCCATTACTCAGTGCCTCATGGTCTGGAGCAGTATGGCGGCGCAGCATGGGGGACGCGTGATGTGTGCCAGGGACCGGTGGAATATTTCCTCGCCACACACAAATATGAGCAGGTGCGCGAGATTCTGCTGACCGTGTTTGCCCATCAGTATGAAGATGACGGCAGCTGGCCACAGTGGTTCATGTTCGACAAATACACATCCATTCAGCAGGAAGAAAGCCACGGCGATATTATTGTCTGGCCGCTTAAAGTGCTGGGGGATTACTTGCGGGCAACCCTTGATTTTACTGTATTGGATGAACAGATTCCATATACACGCAAGCACAGCTTTGACTTTACGGAAACGACAGCTTCGCTGCGGGAACATGCCAACAAAGAGCTGGATTACATTAAATCTCACTTCCTGCATGATACGTTCCTGTCTTCTTACGGCGACGGGGATTGGGATGATACGCTACAGCCGGCGAACGCACAGCTGAAGCAGTATATGGTCAGCAGCTGGACAGTTGCGCTTACCTATCAGACAGTGCTCGGTTTATCCGGAGTGCTGCAGAGCAATGATGAAGTTTGGTCAAATGAGCTGAAGCAGATGGCGGAAGGGATCAAAAGTGATTTCAACCGTTACATGCTGGGAACAGAAGTGATTCCGGGCTTCCTGTATTTCGAAGATCCGCAGGATGCCAAGCCTATGCTTCATCCAGAAGATCAGGAGACCGGTATCCAATACCGGCTGCTGCCGATGACCCGCAGTATGATCGGCGAGCTGCTCACACCAGAGCAAATGGAGTCGCATTACAAGCTGATCCTGGAGCAATTCCTCTGCCCGGATGGTGTGCGGCTGATGAACCATCCGGCGCAATATGCCGGCGGAGTCAGCACGCATTTTAAACGGGCGGAGCAGGCGGCTAATTTCGGACGCGAAATCGGACTTCAATATGTGCATGCGCATATCCGGTTCGTAGAAGCTATGGCGAAGATCGGCAAGCGGGATCAGGTATGGAACGGACTGGCGGTCATTAATCCGATTGGGATCCGCGATGCCGTGCCGAACGCTGAACTGCGTCAGAGCAATGCCTACTTCAGCAGCTCGGACGGGAAATTTGCTAACCGTTATGAAGCGCAGGAGCGGTTCAATGAGCTGCGGAATGGTTCGGTAGCCGTTAAAGGCGGCTGGAGAATTTATTCCAGCGGTCCCGGAATCTACATGAATCAGCTGATCTCCAACGTGCTCGGTATCCGTGAGGACGGCGGTGATCTCATCATTGATCCTGTACTGCCGGATGAACTGGATGGAACCCGCTTTAACTTCGAATATGGCGGTTCACCGGTATCATTCATCTACCATTGTGCAGAAGGCAATCTCCGCTCTGTAACCGTGGGCGGCAAGGAGGTTCAGGCCGAACGGCTTGCCAACCCTTATCGTCTTGGAGGATTGCGGATCAAACAGGCAGACTTTGAAAATCTGCGCACAGCAGATGGTACTGTAGTCGATATTTATATGTAA
- a CDS encoding sugar ABC transporter substrate-binding protein translates to MKKKTGVTMMAMLMSFSLVAAGCGNNSNNAASGDNKTLKVWFMGTSDTVEPIAKMYEEKNPGIKVDVQAIPWDTAHDKLLTAVASKNGPDVIQMGTTWIPEFAAAGALKDMTPYIEKYPSMKPENFFDGAVETTKYQDQTVGIPFYVETRALFYRTDMLGDVGYPEGPKTWDELKDASKKLVEKGGAGHYALPIEGKDSIYPVIFAWQNGSDIIDSNRKPQFNQPAYVETVNFLKSFYDEGLSPKGTDLDTVAAFKDGTMAMFISGPWMIQTVKEKNPEIDGKWAVTTLPAKVTNTSSIGGADLSIFNYSKNPDEAAKFIAFMAEQDAQLKYFETSNSMPALKAAWKNEALQDPMIAAFGKQLENSRPAPTVREYEEIAQAAMAAFEQITMGGADTQTELDKLNAKANELLGNK, encoded by the coding sequence ATGAAGAAAAAAACTGGAGTTACGATGATGGCAATGTTGATGAGTTTCTCATTAGTTGCGGCGGGTTGCGGCAACAATTCCAACAATGCAGCATCGGGAGACAACAAGACGCTTAAAGTATGGTTCATGGGTACATCTGATACCGTAGAACCTATTGCTAAAATGTATGAAGAAAAAAATCCTGGCATCAAAGTGGATGTGCAAGCGATACCATGGGATACCGCACATGATAAGCTGCTGACCGCAGTCGCTTCCAAAAACGGCCCGGACGTTATTCAGATGGGTACCACATGGATTCCTGAATTTGCCGCTGCCGGAGCTTTGAAAGATATGACTCCATACATCGAAAAGTATCCAAGCATGAAACCGGAGAACTTCTTTGATGGAGCCGTTGAAACAACCAAATATCAAGACCAGACGGTTGGTATCCCATTCTATGTTGAGACACGGGCGCTGTTCTACCGCACCGATATGCTTGGTGATGTTGGATACCCTGAAGGTCCAAAAACTTGGGACGAGCTGAAGGATGCGAGCAAGAAGCTGGTGGAAAAGGGCGGAGCCGGACATTATGCCTTGCCGATTGAAGGTAAAGACTCTATCTACCCTGTAATTTTTGCTTGGCAGAACGGCAGCGATATTATTGATAGCAACCGTAAGCCACAGTTTAATCAACCGGCCTATGTGGAAACTGTTAATTTTCTGAAAAGCTTCTACGATGAAGGATTGTCGCCTAAAGGCACTGACCTTGATACTGTAGCAGCATTCAAAGACGGAACGATGGCTATGTTCATCAGCGGTCCTTGGATGATCCAGACTGTAAAAGAGAAAAACCCTGAAATTGACGGAAAATGGGCAGTAACGACATTGCCTGCTAAAGTAACCAACACCTCTTCCATTGGTGGTGCTGATCTGTCCATCTTCAACTACAGTAAAAATCCGGATGAAGCTGCAAAATTCATTGCTTTCATGGCCGAACAGGATGCACAACTGAAGTATTTCGAAACTTCTAACTCCATGCCGGCACTCAAAGCAGCTTGGAAGAACGAAGCGCTTCAGGATCCAATGATTGCAGCGTTCGGTAAACAGCTTGAAAATTCCCGTCCGGCTCCAACGGTCAGAGAATATGAAGAAATTGCACAGGCTGCAATGGCTGCTTTCGAGCAGATTACCATGGGCGGAGCAGATACACAAACCGAGCTGGACAAGCTGAACGCCAAAGCGAATGAATTGCTGGGCAACAAATAA
- the bglX gene encoding beta-glucosidase BglX produces the protein MTEHLYHKYVKHMTLEEKIAQLLQLAAPFYDEPGDHSEITGPMEELGIGSETKLAAGSVLGIAGAEKMMAVQKEHLKNNRLGIPLLFMADIVHGFKTIFPIPLAIGCSWNPELAEQSAEIAAREAAVSGLHVTFAPMVDLVRDARWGRVMESTGEDPYLNSVFAKAFVQGFQGDDLRNDVSRVAACVKHFAAYGLAEGGRDYNSVDLSERQLREYYLPAYKAAVDAGVEMVMTSFNIVDGIPATGNSKLMRSLLREEWGFEGIVISDWAAIKEIIAHGAAEDEKEAAFKAIWSGVDIDMMTTSYVNHLPELVAEGLVDEALIDEAVLRILKLKEKLGLFENPMRGADPVLEREIVFSAEHRQVSRKLAEKSSVLLKNEGVLPLAPEQRVALIGPFANSGDILGWWSWTGSKETAVKLGESMRILSENPGNVIIAEGSGIDSISESQRNEALKAAADADVIVLAVGESSEMSGEGGSRSNIKLPQAQLELIELMKGLGKPLAVVLFNGRPLDLHGVYDLADAVLEAWFPGSEGGAALADLLYGKVNPSGKLSMSVPYSVGQIPVYYNSFSTGRPKPEEETDNRYISQYLDIPNEPLLPFGFGLSYTDFTYEGLTLSAETMKADQPIEAKVTVTNTGKMAGTETVQLYIRDVSAEVVRPVKELKGFKQVELAPGESSEVVFQIDESMLRYHHSDLSVSSDRGQFSLFIGASSKDVQAASFRLLK, from the coding sequence ATGACTGAACATCTCTATCACAAATATGTTAAGCACATGACACTTGAAGAAAAGATAGCCCAGCTGCTGCAGCTCGCAGCCCCCTTTTATGACGAACCGGGCGATCATTCGGAAATCACCGGACCTATGGAGGAGCTCGGTATCGGCAGCGAGACCAAACTTGCGGCTGGTTCCGTACTTGGAATAGCCGGTGCAGAGAAAATGATGGCTGTGCAGAAAGAACATCTGAAGAATAACAGACTCGGCATTCCATTGCTGTTTATGGCGGACATTGTACATGGATTCAAGACGATATTTCCGATTCCGCTGGCGATCGGCTGCTCCTGGAACCCGGAACTCGCTGAACAGAGCGCAGAAATCGCCGCGCGTGAAGCCGCAGTATCAGGACTTCATGTAACTTTTGCGCCGATGGTGGATTTGGTCCGGGATGCCCGCTGGGGCCGTGTGATGGAATCAACTGGTGAAGATCCCTATTTGAACTCTGTATTTGCCAAGGCATTTGTACAGGGATTCCAAGGGGATGACCTGAGAAATGATGTTTCCCGTGTTGCAGCCTGCGTGAAGCATTTTGCAGCTTATGGACTGGCTGAAGGCGGACGTGATTACAATTCAGTCGACTTGTCGGAACGCCAGCTGCGCGAATACTACTTGCCGGCCTATAAAGCAGCGGTAGACGCAGGAGTCGAGATGGTGATGACTTCCTTTAATATTGTGGACGGGATTCCGGCTACCGGAAACAGCAAGCTGATGCGCAGCCTTTTGCGTGAAGAATGGGGTTTTGAGGGAATCGTCATTTCAGACTGGGCGGCTATTAAGGAAATTATTGCCCATGGTGCTGCCGAAGACGAAAAAGAAGCCGCCTTTAAGGCAATCTGGAGTGGCGTCGACATCGATATGATGACCACAAGTTATGTGAACCATCTGCCGGAACTGGTGGCAGAAGGCCTTGTGGATGAAGCGCTGATTGATGAAGCTGTGCTGCGGATACTGAAGCTGAAGGAAAAGCTGGGCTTGTTCGAGAATCCAATGCGTGGTGCGGATCCGGTTCTTGAACGCGAGATTGTGTTCTCCGCCGAGCATCGCCAGGTTTCCCGCAAGCTTGCCGAGAAATCCAGTGTACTGCTTAAGAACGAAGGTGTACTGCCGCTGGCGCCTGAGCAACGGGTTGCATTGATTGGTCCGTTTGCGAATAGCGGAGATATTCTGGGCTGGTGGTCGTGGACGGGTTCTAAAGAGACGGCGGTCAAGCTTGGAGAATCCATGCGTATACTCAGCGAAAATCCGGGCAATGTGATTATTGCCGAGGGAAGCGGCATCGATTCGATCAGCGAGTCTCAGCGTAATGAGGCCTTGAAAGCAGCCGCAGATGCCGATGTAATCGTGCTTGCTGTCGGTGAATCTTCAGAGATGAGCGGTGAAGGCGGCAGCCGCAGTAATATCAAATTGCCGCAGGCGCAGCTGGAACTGATTGAGCTGATGAAAGGGCTGGGCAAACCTTTAGCTGTAGTCCTGTTTAACGGCCGCCCGCTCGATCTGCATGGTGTGTATGATCTTGCCGATGCTGTACTTGAAGCATGGTTCCCGGGAAGTGAAGGCGGTGCTGCGCTGGCAGATCTGTTATACGGAAAGGTTAATCCATCCGGAAAGCTCAGTATGTCCGTTCCTTATTCCGTTGGCCAGATTCCGGTTTATTATAACTCCTTCAGCACCGGCCGTCCCAAACCGGAAGAAGAGACAGACAACCGATATATTTCCCAGTACCTTGATATTCCTAACGAACCGCTCCTTCCATTTGGCTTCGGTCTAAGTTATACGGATTTCACCTATGAGGGACTTACACTTTCAGCGGAGACAATGAAGGCTGATCAGCCGATTGAGGCGAAGGTGACTGTCACAAATACCGGGAAGATGGCTGGAACAGAAACGGTTCAACTTTATATCCGTGATGTATCGGCAGAGGTAGTCCGCCCGGTTAAAGAGCTGAAAGGCTTCAAGCAGGTCGAACTGGCTCCGGGAGAAAGCAGCGAGGTCGTCTTCCAGATTGACGAAAGTATGCTCCGCTATCACCACAGTGACTTGTCCGTAAGCAGTGACCGCGGCCAATTCAGCCTGTTCATCGGCGCTAGCAGCAAGGATGTACAGGCAGCGTCTTTCCGTTTGCTTAAATAA
- a CDS encoding carbohydrate ABC transporter permease has translation MSSFVKQWNKHKYPYLFIAPAVILLTLFSIIPIIIALVISFTDMDLVGLADYSNISAIGFDNYFNIFKDPIFLKSMYNTLIYVVVGVPCVVIASMGVALLLNYGTGWLFKSFRVIYYMPSITNIVAVAVVWGYLYNGTYGLFNYVLSWFDLPAQQWLQDPVLAKFSLILLAFWKSIGLNMIIFLAALQGIPRSYYEAAEIDGATGWKKLRYITVPLLGFATFFVTITTLIGWIQFFEEPLVMTKGGPLNATMSMALFIYNNGFQLSKFGYAASGSFILFIIIIIATLIQFAVKKKEVEY, from the coding sequence GTGAGTTCATTTGTCAAGCAGTGGAACAAGCATAAGTATCCATATTTGTTTATCGCGCCTGCGGTAATCCTGCTGACCCTTTTTTCGATTATCCCGATAATTATCGCACTGGTCATCAGTTTTACGGATATGGATTTGGTGGGGCTTGCGGATTATTCGAATATTAGTGCAATTGGTTTTGATAACTATTTTAATATTTTCAAAGATCCTATTTTCTTAAAGTCGATGTACAACACACTTATTTATGTTGTGGTCGGGGTTCCCTGCGTGGTTATTGCTTCCATGGGGGTTGCATTGCTGCTGAATTACGGAACAGGCTGGCTGTTTAAAAGCTTCCGGGTGATTTATTATATGCCTTCCATTACCAACATTGTGGCCGTAGCCGTAGTATGGGGTTATTTGTACAACGGGACGTACGGTTTGTTTAACTATGTTCTGTCCTGGTTTGACCTGCCTGCGCAGCAATGGCTCCAAGATCCTGTGCTGGCGAAATTTTCACTTATCCTGCTGGCGTTCTGGAAATCAATTGGTCTCAATATGATCATCTTCCTGGCGGCCCTTCAGGGAATTCCGCGTTCGTATTATGAAGCTGCGGAAATCGACGGTGCAACCGGCTGGAAGAAGCTGCGCTACATCACTGTTCCTTTGCTTGGATTCGCTACTTTCTTTGTGACCATTACGACCCTGATCGGCTGGATTCAGTTCTTCGAAGAGCCGCTCGTGATGACAAAAGGTGGACCGCTGAATGCAACGATGTCAATGGCGCTCTTTATTTACAATAACGGGTTCCAGCTGAGCAAATTCGGTTATGCGGCTTCGGGTTCATTTATACTGTTCATCATCATTATTATTGCGACACTTATCCAATTCGCGGTCAAAAAGAAAGAAGTGGAATACTAA
- a CDS encoding LacI family DNA-binding transcriptional regulator produces the protein MATIKDVAKLAGVALSTASYAMSGDSKVSAKTREKVLAAARQLNYQKNGFAMDLKRSRTNTIALILMDLSGPYYSELIRSIQDVALSNSYDLIACSSLGGKDSTAVRYLLEKRVDGAIVLAHNITVDLLHAAAGARFPIVVMDRLISGEGLINVVVDSEQGGYSATRYLIEKGHHSIAYISGPANSYDNALRYQGYLRAMREAGLNEKTKWKLSGNFVREGGYKATKMMLVQGELPSAVFYANDEMAVGGMKALEEAGVSVPDDLSVIGFDDIQLAEYLQPRLTTIRQPMYESGSLAGHLLFQRLNGDEVNDFYKLKIELIERSSVKINS, from the coding sequence ATGGCAACAATCAAGGATGTGGCCAAGCTGGCGGGGGTAGCACTGTCCACCGCTTCGTATGCGATGAGCGGGGACAGCAAGGTTAGCGCAAAAACGAGAGAAAAAGTTCTGGCAGCAGCAAGACAGCTGAATTATCAAAAAAACGGCTTTGCCATGGATTTGAAGCGGAGCCGGACCAATACGATTGCACTCATATTAATGGATTTGTCCGGTCCTTATTATTCGGAGCTCATCCGCAGCATTCAGGATGTTGCGCTATCCAACTCCTATGACCTGATTGCCTGCAGCTCGCTGGGTGGAAAAGATTCCACGGCTGTGCGTTATTTACTCGAAAAAAGAGTAGATGGCGCTATTGTGCTGGCTCATAATATTACAGTAGATCTTCTTCATGCAGCTGCGGGTGCACGTTTTCCAATCGTCGTGATGGATCGTCTCATTTCTGGTGAAGGCCTTATTAATGTAGTGGTAGACAGCGAACAGGGTGGTTATAGTGCGACCCGTTATCTGATTGAAAAAGGTCATCATTCCATTGCTTATATTAGCGGACCTGCGAACTCTTATGACAATGCACTGCGTTATCAGGGGTATTTGCGTGCCATGCGTGAGGCGGGACTAAATGAAAAAACGAAGTGGAAGCTGAGCGGCAACTTTGTCCGTGAGGGCGGTTATAAAGCAACGAAGATGATGCTGGTGCAGGGTGAGCTGCCTTCGGCGGTGTTTTATGCCAATGACGAAATGGCAGTCGGGGGAATGAAGGCATTGGAGGAAGCCGGAGTTTCCGTGCCGGATGATCTTTCGGTCATTGGATTTGACGATATCCAGTTAGCCGAATACCTTCAGCCAAGGCTGACGACCATCCGTCAACCGATGTACGAATCCGGTTCGCTGGCCGGACATCTGCTGTTCCAAAGGTTGAACGGAGATGAGGTCAACGATTTCTACAAGCTCAAGATCGAACTGATTGAACGGAGCTCGGTTAAAATCAACAGTTAA
- the trpS gene encoding tryptophan--tRNA ligase has product MKERVLTGDRVTGKLHLGHYAGSLQNRVILQDQYESYVFLADVQALTTHFDRPELIRSHIREIMLDYLSAGIDPGKTTLYVQSMIPEIAELTIFFSMFVTVNNLRHNPTVKAESKNSSLDEMYYGFLGYPVSQAADIAFCKATIIPVGEDQLPHLELTRKIVRRFNELYKPIFVEPQALISETPRLIGTDGNAKMSKSLGNAITLDASTEDLAHKIKRAVTDPARVHKNDPGHPDICPIYAYHRAFLPQDAAEIREGCERGTIGCSACKERITSALEMLLAPMRERRAYYAARPKLVDDILMAGTRHTRSLAQETMNEVREAMSLDYFK; this is encoded by the coding sequence ATGAAAGAACGTGTACTCACAGGAGATCGGGTTACCGGCAAACTTCACCTTGGCCATTACGCCGGCAGCCTGCAGAACCGGGTTATTTTACAAGATCAATATGAATCCTATGTGTTTCTGGCAGATGTTCAAGCACTGACAACCCATTTCGATAGACCCGAATTGATCCGCAGCCATATCCGCGAGATTATGCTCGATTATTTGTCTGCAGGCATTGACCCCGGCAAGACAACCCTTTATGTACAGTCCATGATTCCGGAAATCGCCGAGCTGACGATCTTCTTCTCTATGTTTGTTACGGTGAATAACCTGCGGCACAATCCAACAGTAAAAGCAGAATCGAAAAACAGCAGTCTGGATGAAATGTATTATGGTTTCCTCGGTTATCCGGTAAGCCAAGCGGCCGATATTGCCTTTTGCAAAGCCACCATCATTCCCGTTGGTGAGGATCAGCTGCCGCATCTGGAGCTGACCCGTAAAATTGTGCGCCGGTTTAACGAGCTGTATAAGCCTATATTTGTGGAACCTCAGGCGTTGATCAGTGAAACACCCCGGCTGATTGGCACAGACGGCAACGCGAAAATGAGCAAAAGCCTCGGCAACGCCATAACGCTCGATGCTTCAACGGAAGACCTTGCCCACAAAATAAAAAGAGCAGTGACAGATCCTGCCCGCGTTCATAAAAATGATCCCGGGCATCCGGATATCTGTCCAATTTATGCTTATCACCGGGCCTTTCTTCCGCAAGACGCCGCTGAAATCCGCGAAGGCTGCGAACGCGGGACCATCGGATGTTCGGCCTGCAAAGAACGGATCACCTCCGCGCTGGAAATGCTTCTGGCACCGATGCGGGAACGCCGGGCCTACTATGCGGCCAGACCGAAGCTTGTCGATGACATTCTAATGGCCGGCACCCGCCATACCCGGTCTCTGGCCCAGGAAACGATGAACGAAGTCCGCGAGGCGATGAGCCTTGATTATTTCAAATGA
- a CDS encoding carbohydrate ABC transporter permease, which produces MALKMKKMEKGIMITLLVVGGLLMMVPFIWMIGSSFKPENEFTVIPPSLFPAHPTFNNYRDLFVKMDFLIYLKNTLIIVLCSFAGLFLNAMAGYAFAKFDFPGKNKFFFIILGTMMIPSQVTMIPTYLIINQMHLVNTMAGIVLPGLVGAFAIFLFRQFMTTIPMDLLEAARLDGAGELRIFFQLMVPIVKPVFAVQGILTFIGAWNSFLWPLIIANDEKLYTLSVGLSLLKGQYGTAFGLQMAGAAFMVIPIIIIFIFFQKHIIEGYTISGIK; this is translated from the coding sequence ATGGCACTGAAGATGAAGAAGATGGAAAAAGGAATTATGATTACCCTGCTCGTTGTCGGAGGACTTCTGATGATGGTGCCGTTTATTTGGATGATCGGTTCATCCTTTAAACCAGAGAATGAATTTACGGTGATTCCACCGTCGCTTTTCCCGGCGCACCCAACGTTTAACAACTACCGGGATTTGTTCGTGAAGATGGATTTTTTAATTTATTTGAAAAATACACTGATTATCGTGTTATGTTCTTTTGCCGGACTGTTTTTGAATGCGATGGCCGGTTATGCTTTTGCGAAATTTGATTTTCCGGGCAAAAACAAGTTCTTCTTTATTATCCTGGGTACGATGATGATTCCATCACAAGTAACCATGATCCCGACGTATCTGATTATTAATCAAATGCATCTCGTAAATACGATGGCGGGTATCGTTCTGCCCGGCTTGGTAGGGGCGTTTGCGATATTCTTGTTCCGTCAGTTTATGACTACCATTCCGATGGATCTGCTGGAAGCGGCAAGGCTGGATGGAGCGGGCGAACTGCGGATCTTTTTCCAGCTGATGGTGCCGATCGTGAAGCCGGTGTTTGCGGTACAAGGGATTTTGACATTTATCGGGGCCTGGAACAGCTTCCTGTGGCCGTTGATTATCGCCAATGACGAGAAACTGTATACACTCTCAGTAGGTTTGTCCTTGCTGAAAGGCCAATATGGTACAGCGTTTGGACTGCAGATGGCCGGTGCGGCATTTATGGTCATTCCAATTATTATCATATTTATCTTCTTCCAGAAGCATATCATAGAAGGATATACGATCTCTGGCATAAAATAG